A window of Bacteroidales bacterium genomic DNA:
AGGTCCGCCAGAGCAACATCCAGCTTTTCCGTCAGATCGATGGTTCCGGTATTGGGTTGTTTGGTTACAGTCAGCAATACTGCGGGATGAGCACGCTCCGAAGCAATACCGATTTGCGGCTTTTTATTGCCGACCTGTACCCGGGCAATATCTTCCAGCAGAACAGGCATATCGTTGACTGTTTTCACCAGCGCTTTCCCCATCAGTGAGGTATTGTTGGTGGACAACATCCCCCGCACAATATATTCATTGCCGGATTCATATAGTACGCTTCCGGTAGAATTGCGGTTCATTTCATCCACCGCTTCACGGACCTCGGTTAATGTGACCCCGTAATGTTTCATCCGGGCCGGATCGAGCAGTATCTGGTATTCCTTGATATCTCCTCCCAGTACGGTCACCTGTGCCACGCCCGCGATCGAAAGCAGGCGGGGACGTATATTCCAGTCGGCTATAGTACGTAATTCCTGTAAAGAAGTGGTATCGGAGGTAAGCCCGACGATCATCACCTCTCCCAGTATGGATGTCTGCGGCCCTAAAGTAGGACTTCCGACATAATCAGGTAAGGATTCACTCACAACAGACAGTTTTTCGGAAACTATCTGCCGGGCACGGTAAATGTCCGTTCCCCAGTCGAATTCGACCCACACTACGGAAAATCCGGTAGTAGAGGCAGAGCGCACGCGACGGACATCTGTCGCTCCGTTTACTGCCGTTTCAATAGGAAATGTAACAATGCGCTCCACTTCTTCGGGAGCCATTCCTTGTGCTTCGGTCATCACCACCACAGTAGGCGCATTCAGGTCGGGAAAAACATCCACTTCCATATCGACTGCGGTATAGATACCTGCCATGAACAGCAGTACAGCGCAGACCAGCACCAGAAGCCTGTTGTTCAGTGAAAAATGTATGATTTTATTTAACATATTCTTTGAATTGAAGTTAACTCCGTTGAGTTTGTAAACTCAATGGAAAACGGATCATTGAGAATAAAACCAGATCATTCTCAATTCTTCATTATCCATTCTCCATTTATTTTAATGGCTGTGACTATGTTCGGGTAAGGAAGAGGCGTTGCTTGCCAGTTTCACATGCAAGGCACCCTGCGTTACGATACGGTCTCCGGGATGTATTCCGGACAATATCCGGACATCCTGCCCGTTGTCATCCCCAATTTTCACCTCCTGCTTTTTATAGGCATCCGCACTGATCTGTTCGAAAACAAAGTACAATCCCTGGTCCTCGATCACCGCACCCAGCGGAAGCGTCAACACATTGTCGGTTTTCGCCGTCAGCAGGTAGACTTCGACAAAGGCGCCGGGAACAAAAGTACCGACATTGTCGAATTCAAATACGACCGGAATATAGAATGAAGCAGCATTTGCCGATTTCCCGAAGGAAACCAGACGCCCTTTCAGGTCTTCTAAACGGTATAGTTGATTATCGTAAGGTGTTTTGAAATTAGCCGATATGACTGCCGGGAGCTGTGCATAATATTTTTCCGACACATCGGCCCTGAGGTACAATTTCTGGTTTTGCGATACGGTCAGCAGCGGCTGTCCGGTAGTGACGTATTCGCCCTCATTAACCAGCCGGTTCTTGATGTATCCGCCGGTAGATGACGAGGCACTGGTTCCTTTTCCTGTCTGGCTTTTGGACAGCGCATCATAAGTCACTTTGGTGGTTTCGAAATTCAGGTGCGCCTGTTCGAATTCCGCCTGAGATATCAATGTATCCTTCACTAAGGAAACAGCACGGCGGTATTCTTTTTCGGCAGTCTCATAGGCCAGTTTAGCTTTGACTACCGGATCACCTTCCGCTATGTTTTGCGACGAAATACTCAGCAGGGATTCGCCTTTTTTAACAGAAGCGCCTTCGGACAAGGGCCTGGAAAATGATACGATCCCGCTTACGGGCGCTACGACAGTGGTTTCGTCACCCTGTGCTGCCTGTACCTGTCCGCTGGTCTTGATGATCATGCTGAATGTTCCCGGTTGTACCTGTTGGGAAAGGACACCCAGCTTCTTAGCCTGTTCTGGTTCAATCACGATTTCGTCCGCTGCATGTTCATGTCCACCTGCGGTAGCAGCGTGGTTATGGCCGTCATGACTGTGGTCATGGTTCCCGTCGCATTCATGATTATCGTCATGTTTGTGCTCTGCATCATGCTGATGGTCGTGATCATGATCGTGGTTTCCGTCACATTCCTCTCCGTCATGGTGTTGGTGTGCCGTCTGGACCTGTTCGGTTTTTCCATGATCGTGGTCATGATCATGGTCGCAGCCTTCATGGTTGTGGGATGATTGTCTGTTGTTACAGGCTGTAAATAACATCGACAGACATATAATATAACTGATAAACTTCATTTTTGTTGATATTTAAATATGAAATAACCGCTACCACATTTATAACATGGCAGCCTATCACAAACAAACCGTATAAACGGTTTTATTTCATATCAACAAACAGGAGGAGCGCGTAAGCCTAAAACACAGCTTACAAATTCTTGCAGGTAGGTTTCTTTAAAAGGTGTCTGCCTGAACGGCAAGCCTTTCTGTATAAAAAGCGGTTCTTCGTAAAGATCGAAAAGAACGGTTAGTTGCGGATAGTCATTGTCGTTACCCGTACAACATCCGCAACGTATATCGTGCTTGTGGTCTTCCACATGAGTGAGCACCCAATCGGATATCCTGCAACAATCGGTTCCGGCAGAAGTATCATCTTCCGTTTCTTCGGCATCATGATGACAGGTTGCATCACAATTGTCGTGGCGTTCAATATGGGAAAGGGAAAAACAGATGATCTCACCGTGATGGTGATGAGGCACGACCGTAAAAGTCAACAAAACCGCGTTGACCAATAATGTCAATAATATGTTCGTGCTGTTTTTTAACATCAATGCCTCTGTTTTATGACTACAAAAATACGAAAAAAGCTGAATATGAAACACACCGACGGAAAAATAATCAGCTGTATACAGAAAACAATTTCGATTAAATCATTTTTCTTTGCCTTTCGCCTGAGCATACAATATAGTGATCAGCCAGCTCTGATATGCCATTAAAAATAAAAATGCCAACATACTCAGGAATCCCCGGATATACCTATTCAGATCCGCAAGATTTGTAGCACTCCGCCTAACAGTGCCTCTCCAGTCATCTAAAACAAGGACTTCTCCGAAAAGATTTCCCAACCAGGTGCAACCAATCAATTTAACACCCGCGACACTCCCGCCTTTAACATTCCAACTTTATAAACTTTTCTACTTTCTAACTTTATCAACTTTCCACTCCCCCACTCTCCTACTTCCTGCAAAAACAACCCGTCACATGATCATCCACATAGCCGACGGCCTGCAGATAGGCATAGCAAATGGTGGTTCCGAAAAATTTAAAACCCCGTTTTTTCATATCCTTGCTGATGGCATCGGAAACAGGTGTGGAAGCAGGTATATCCTTTAAATCTTTAAAATGGTTAATAATAGGTTTTCCATCGGGGAGAAAACCCTTCAGATAGTTCTGAAAGCTGCCAAATTCTTTTTGCACTTCCATAAAATGAACGGCATTGGAAATAGTAGACCTTATTTTCAAGCGATTCCGGATAATTCCGGATTCAGGTTGCAACAAACGTTCTACATCGGTGTCGGTAAATTGCGCCACTTTCCTGACGTCAAAACCGGCAAATGCCTTCCGGTACATCTCCCGTTTACGAAGGATGGTGATCCAACTCAGTCCGGCCTGCGCGCTTTCCAGCACCAGGAACTCGAACAGGGTATCATCGTCGGTCACTTCCTTTCCCCATTCCTCATCGTGGTATTTAATATACAGCGGATCACTACCGCACCATTTGCAACGTTGTTTTTGATCGTTCATTGTTTTACTTTTTGACAAAGATAAAAATTGTTTACCGTAATCTGACGAACAAATATAATCAAATGTCATTCAAACAAATACAACACCCGACGACCAATATCTATCTTTTTCATCAGAAAATGATAGGCAGAATCAAATTATTTTGTACTTTTGTGCCGGGTAAGTCCTATACGACCAGCTCCTGTTGAACTCCCCCAGGACCGGAAGGTAGCAAGGGTAAACGGTTGTAGCGGTGCGATATAGTCAGCTTACCCTTTTTTATTTCCCTTAACTTTCCACCGGACACTTCATGAATCTACAATTACATAAATAACAATTATGCATATGAGAATGCATAAAATTAAATTATGCAGACTAAGCTGCATATTATAAAAAGAAGTATATTTGCCGGAAGTTATCTGTACAGGCATGAAAAAAGCAGCGATCATTACAGGAGATATCGTCCATTCGAGGAATATAGATAAGACATACCGTGAAGAACTGATCCGGGTACTGAAAGATGCATATCCGGAGGTAGACCGGAAATTATGTGGCAACCGACAGGGGGAAGCACTTGAGTTTTTCCGCGGTGATAGTTTCCAGGCCAGGGTTTCCTGTCCGGAATACGCCCTTCGTATGAGTTTTATCATCCGTGCAAAAATCAGGAGCATGACCGTTATGAAAGGGCACACAGCTCGGTTGTCTTCGATATGGGACGCCCGGATTGCAGTGGGATACGACGATGTGAGTTTTATCTCCCGGAATATCTCGGAATCGGATGGGGCCGCTTTCGTCCTTTCGGGTAATGCCCTGGACGGAATGAAAAATAAGGATGAACGCATCAGGGCGGAAACCTTCGACAAACGTTTCAATGAGGAATTCCGCATACAGCTGTTGCTGGCCGACACGATCGTAAAACGGTGGACCGTCGCCCAGTCGGCAGCGGCTTTTCATTACCTGTCGGAATACGAAAAAACACAAACCGAACTGTCCGGGATGATGGGTATCACGCAATCGTCCTTCAGCAGAAGGATGCAATCGGGAAATATCGAATGTATCCACCTGCTGTGCCAACGTTTCGAAACTTTAATCCCACAACTGTCATGAACCTGATGAATCTGCTCTGGTTACTGGTAGCGGCGCATGTGATCGCCGACTTCTTCCTGCAGACCAACCGCGATGTCAAAGAGCGGGATGACAAAAAGATCCGTTCGTTTTCCTTATATTACCACACGTTCAGCGCCGGAGTGCTGAGTTACCTGGCTTTCATGCTCTGCGGAATCTATACCGAATGGCTTATTCCGCTTATCATTGCTGGTTCCCATTTCCTGATCGACCTGGGTAAGACTTATTGTAAAAGAAACATACTTCCGCTTTTCCTGACCGACCAGTTCCTGCACCTGCTGGTGATCCTGCTGTGCTGGCTCGGCTATACCGGACAGTGGGAAGCCTTTGCTTCGCTGACGGCATCGATTTTTTCCCATTACAGGATCATCGCTATTACCGTGGCGTACCTGATCATCACCAAACCGGTGTCGGTAGTAGTGGGGCTTGTGGTCAGCCGCTGGGAACATGCGATCAGGACAAACAGCGCCGATGAGGCCAAAGGGCTGGAAAAAGCGGGTGAATGG
This region includes:
- a CDS encoding efflux RND transporter periplasmic adaptor subunit; the encoded protein is MKFISYIICLSMLFTACNNRQSSHNHEGCDHDHDHDHGKTEQVQTAHQHHDGEECDGNHDHDHDHQHDAEHKHDDNHECDGNHDHSHDGHNHAATAGGHEHAADEIVIEPEQAKKLGVLSQQVQPGTFSMIIKTSGQVQAAQGDETTVVAPVSGIVSFSRPLSEGASVKKGESLLSISSQNIAEGDPVVKAKLAYETAEKEYRRAVSLVKDTLISQAEFEQAHLNFETTKVTYDALSKSQTGKGTSASSSTGGYIKNRLVNEGEYVTTGQPLLTVSQNQKLYLRADVSEKYYAQLPAVISANFKTPYDNQLYRLEDLKGRLVSFGKSANAASFYIPVVFEFDNVGTFVPGAFVEVYLLTAKTDNVLTLPLGAVIEDQGLYFVFEQISADAYKKQEVKIGDDNGQDVRILSGIHPGDRIVTQGALHVKLASNASSLPEHSHSH
- a CDS encoding DNA-3-methyladenine glycosylase I, yielding MNDQKQRCKWCGSDPLYIKYHDEEWGKEVTDDDTLFEFLVLESAQAGLSWITILRKREMYRKAFAGFDVRKVAQFTDTDVERLLQPESGIIRNRLKIRSTISNAVHFMEVQKEFGSFQNYLKGFLPDGKPIINHFKDLKDIPASTPVSDAISKDMKKRGFKFFGTTICYAYLQAVGYVDDHVTGCFCRK
- a CDS encoding DUF3307 domain-containing protein, which gives rise to MNLMNLLWLLVAAHVIADFFLQTNRDVKERDDKKIRSFSLYYHTFSAGVLSYLAFMLCGIYTEWLIPLIIAGSHFLIDLGKTYCKRNILPLFLTDQFLHLLVILLCWLGYTGQWEAFASLTASIFSHYRIIAITVAYLIITKPVSVVVGLVVSRWEHAIRTNSADEAKGLEKAGEWIGYLERILILTFILMSYYEGIGFLFAAKSIFRFGELTKSKERALTEYILVGTLLSFTLAIATGVLLQILI